Sequence from the Coriobacteriia bacterium genome:
GCGCGCATCAAGGCCCTCGACAAGGCCCCTGACTTCGTCTACGTCTCGTCGTACATGCCCGACCTCGCGCTCATCATCCGCACCCTGCGTGAGAGTGGCGTGACCGTGCCGGTCATGGGTGGCGACAGCTACGACGACCCGGCGCTGTTCGAGAGCCTCGGCACCGAGTACGGCAGCGAGGTCTACTTCGACACGCACGGCTACATGTCCGACGAGGGCAACGCCGGCTACTCGGACTGGGCCGCTGCCTACGAAGAGAAGTTCGACGAGGCGCCGGACGCAGTGTGGATCATCCCCGGCTACGACGCCGTGATGGTGCTCGCGCAGGCGATGGAAGAGGCCGGCACGACCGATGGCGCCGAAGTGGCAAAGGCCATGGAGGAGATGACCTTCGATCTCATGACCGGCAAGCTCGACTGGTCGGACGCTGCCAGCGGACACGAGCCCAACAAGGCCGCCGCTCTGGTCCAGCTCACCGAAGGCAAGCCTGAGTTCCTTGGCTGGAAGATCCCGGAGAAGCTCCCCGAGCCGTAGGGTCTTCCCGCTTCGCATGACAGTGCTATACAGGGGGGAGGGCTCGGTATCCGGGCTCTCCCCCCACAATGTGAACCGTCCGAGCACTGCCCGTTCGAGCTCTGGAGACGTGCATGGAACCACAGGATACGGGTGCCGGAAGCGTGCTCGAGGTAGCGCACCTGTGCAAGTCGTTCGCGGGCCTGAAGGCCGTTGACGACGTGAGTTTCACGGTGAGGACCGGCGAGATCCTCGGCCTGATCGGCCCGAACGGATCAGGCAAGACCACACTCGTCAACGTGATCACCGGGCTGCTACCCGCTACGAGCGGGACCGTCTACGTGGACGGTCAGCGAGTGAGCGGGCGCAAAGCGCACCGCGTGGCCCGGGCCGGGATCGCGCGCACGTTCCAGACGATCCGCCTCTTCCACGAACTCACCGTGCGGGAGAACGTTGAGGTCGCTTCGGTGGCGATGGGCCGCTCGCGGCGCAAAGCCGTGAAGGTGGCCGACGCGCTGATCACCGGCCTCGGCCTTGAGGCGTACGCCGACACGCTGGGGAGCGAGATCCCCTTCGGCCACCAGCGCAAGCTCGAGATGGCACGCGCGCTTGCGATGGAGCCCAGGTTCGTCTTCCTCGACGAGCCCGCCGCCGGCCTCAACGAGGAAGAGTCCGACGAGCTGCACGATCTGCTCAAGGGCATGCCGGCGCGCTTCGACATCGGGCTCATCGTGATCGAGCACGACATGCGCCTGATGATGAGCCTGTGCCCGCGTCTGCACGTGCTGAACTACGGCCGCACGATCACCGAGGGCACCCCTGCGGAGGTCCGCACCAACGAAGAAGTCGTGACCGCCTACCTGGGGAGCAGTGCATAGACCATGGCCATGCTCACGGTAGAGAACCTGCAAGCCAGCTACGGCGCCGTGAAGGCGCTCCACGGCATCTCGCTCGAGGTCGCCGAAGGCGAGCTGGTGGCGCTCCTCGGCGTGAATGGTGCGGGCAAGTCGACCACGCTCAAGTCCATCACGGGCGTGCTGCGCCCGGTGAAGGGGACGGTCACCTTCAATGGCGAAGTGATCACCAACAAGACGCCCGAGAAGATCGTTCGCCGGGGCCTGTCGCTCGTGCCCGAGGGCCGGGACATCTTCGGCAACCTCTCGGTGGAGGAGAACCTGCGCCTCGGTGCGTTCTCCTCGTACAAACGCGACACGTATCGGGCGGACCTCGACGAGGTCTTCGGGTTGTTCCCGATCCTCAAGGAGCGCTACGGCCAGCACGGCGGCCTGCTCTCGGGCGGCGAGCAGCAGATGCTCGCGATCGCGCGGGCGCTCATGTCCCGGCCGAAGCTCCTGATGCTCGACGAGCCGTCGCTCGGCCTGTCGCCCGCGATGACCGACACGATCTTCAGGCTGATTGCGGCGCTGCGCGAGCGCGGCTCGACGATCCTTCTCGTGGAGCAGAACGCCGAGCGCGCGCTCGAGATCGTGGACCGCGCGTATCTGCTCGCCAACGGTGAGGTGGAGTTCGCCGGCACCGCCGAGGAACTGCGTCGCAAGGTGGACATCGCGTCGGTCTACTTCGGTGGCGAAGGCGCCGACAGCTGCGAGGTGCAATTGTGATCGATCTCGAATTCGCCATCAACACGCTGAGCCTCGGCAGCCTGTACGCGCTCCTCGCGCTCGGCCTCGTGCTCGTGTACGGCATCCTGAAGCTCGTCAACTTCGCCTACGGCGAGTACATCATGGTGGGCGGGTACGCGATGTACCTCTCGGCCACCACGCTCGGCGCACCTTGGTACGTGACGATCTTGCTCGCGGTGGTCGCGGCGGTGGTGACGAGCTATCTGACCGAGATGGTGGCGTTCCGGCCGGTGCGCACCAAGTCGCCCGCGGCGATGATCATCACCTCGTTCGCGGTGAGCATCTTCCTGCAGAACATCGTGCTCGTGCTGGTGTCGTCGCGCGCGCGTGCCGTTCCGCTGCCGAGCTTCTTCTCGAGGACGGTGACATTCGCCGACGCCACGGTCCCGCTGCGGAACCTGCTCGTGATCGGCGTGACGGCCGTGATCTTAGTCTCGCTGTCGCTGGTGATGAAGAAGACGGTCCTCGGTATGGCGATGCGCGCCGCAGCCGACAAGTTCACCACAACGCGACTCATGGGCGTGCCAGCGAACCTCGTCATCTCGGCGGCGTTCATCATCAGCGGCCTGCTCGCCGGCATCGCCTCGATCTTCTGGGTGAGCCGCTCGGCTTCAGTGGATCCGCTTACCGGCGCCGCGCCGCTGCTCATCGCGTTCATCGCGGTCGTCATGGGCGGCATGCACAGCACCACGGGCGCGGTGGTGGGCGGGTTCGTGTACGGGCTCATCTTCAACCTGCTGAGCATCCTGCTGCCGGCGAGCATGATCAGCTACCGCGACGCGTTCATGTTCGTGATCGTGGTGCTGTTCCTGCTCTTCAGGCCGGCCGGCATCATCAAGGGCGGTTACACCGAGGAGCGTGTCGGATGAGTGCGACGAACAGGTTCACCGGCCTCGCGCTGCGTCACTCGACGCTGCCGATACTCATCGTGCCGCTCATCGCGGCAGGCATCCTCGTGAGCGTGTTCGGCTCGCAACTCATTCAGGACATCTTCACGTACTTCTGCGTGGCGCTGATGATGGTGTTCTCGGTGCAGATGTTCATGGGCAACTCGGGCATCCTGTCGTGGACGCACGTGGGGTTCGTGGGGATCGGTGCGTACACGGCGGGCATCCTCTCGACCGCGCCGATGGTCAAGGGCATGGGCGTGCCGAACATGTATCCGTTCCTCGTGGAGCTGCAGATACCGGTGCTGCCGGCCATTCTCGCCGGAGGACTGATCGCGGCGGCTGTTGCGGCGGTGATCGGCTATCCGCTGATGCGCCTTTCGGACTTCGCGGGCGTCATCACGCTGTTCGCCACGCTGATCGTCATCCATGTCGTGATGACGCAGTGGGACAACGTGACCAACGGCCCCCGCACGTTCTTCGGCGTGCCCGATTGGACCACGCTGACCGCGGCGCTCATCGGCGCGGTCGTGGTGATCTTGCTCGCGTACTGGTTCCGGGAGTCCGCGCTCGGCCTGCGCCTGCGCGCGACGCGCGACGACCGCTACGCGGCGGCCGCGATCGGCATCAACATGGTGTTCGTCCGCTATCTGACGTTCGTGCTCTCGGCGGGCGTGGCTGGCGTGGCGGGCGGCTTCTGGGCCCACTACATCACCTCCTTCTCGCCGAAGGCTTTCTACATGGCCGAGATGTTCATGCTGCTCTCGATGCTGGTGATCGGCGGCGCGGGCAGCATCTCCGGCGCGTTCACCGGCACGGTGGTCGTGACACTCGCCCGTGAGGCACTCCGTCAGATCGAGGCCAACATCAACAACGCGCACGTGCTCTCGTTCGAGGTGTTCGGCCTGACCGAGATCGTGATGGCGATCCTGATGGTGCTGGTGCTCATCTGGCGACCGGGCGGCATCGTGGGCGGCCAGGAGATCCGCTGGCCAGGGTTCGGGCGCAAGGGTAAAGACGCAGCGGCCGAGGCGGAAACGCTGGCGGCCTGACGCACTTCAGTATCCGTTCCGGTGCAAGGAGGTCCGACCATGACGTGTGAGCTCACTCGCGACAAGGCGTTCTTCGGCTTCTCACCCGACACCGAGCCGGTGGCCCGCGTGGCGCAGGGGGAGACGCTCCATCTCACCACGCACGACTGCTTCAGCGGCCAGCTCAAGACGACCGCCGACACGCTCGACACGCTGGACTGGTCGATCACCAACCCGGCGACCGGTCCCATTTACATCGAGGACACCAAGCCCGGTGACATCCTGCGTATAGACCTGCACGAGGTGAAAGCGCACGGCCCCTCGGTCATGGTCGCCGTACCCGACGTCGGCGCGCTCGGCCACCTCATCAAGCAGCAGGAAACGGTGATCGTGGAACACCGCGGCGACACCGTCGTGTACAAGGACACCGTGGTCGTGAAGCAGAAGCCGATGCTCGGCGTGATCGGTGTGGCGCCCGAGGCGGGCACCGTGCCGAACTCAACACCCGGTACGCACGGTGGCAACATGGACTGCACGCTCATCACGAGCGGCGCGAAGCTCTACCTCAAGGTCGCGGTTGAAGGCGCGCTCTTCGGCTGCGGCGACATGCACGCGGTCATGGGCGACGGCGAGGTCGTGGTGTGCGGCGCCGAGACGCCGGGAGAGGTCACGCTCACCCCGCAGGTGGTCGACATCCCGAGCCTGCCGACGCCGTTTCTGGAGAACGATGAGATCGTGGCCGTGATCGCCTCGGGCGAGACCACGGATGCCGCCTACAAGCTGGCACTCGACATGATGCACGGCTTCCTCACGAACGTTGCGGGGCTTTCGATCAACGATGCGGCGATGCTCATGAGCCTCGTCGGCAACCTGAAGTTCTGCCAGGTGGTCGATCCGCTGCTGACCGTGCGCTTCGAGTTCCCGAAGAGCGTGCTCGCCGACTACGGGTACCGTTTGCCCGAGTAGCGGCGAGAGCCCGGGTGGCGCTGGCGAAATCTGGTAGGATTCTGACTATATGGGGGGGCGGCGACCGCATCCAGCGGCGTCGGAGAGTGGGGGCGGGCGCTGATGCGCATCCTGGTGACCGGCGGCGCCGGCTACATCGGCAGCATCACTACGCGCGTGTTGTGTGACGCGGGCCACGAGGTGGTGGTTCTCGACACGCTCGAGCGCGGGCATCGTGGCGCCGTGGACCAGCGCGCCACGCTTGTGGTGGCATCCGTGGGCGATGGAGATGTGCTCGACTCGATCCTCCCTGGAATCGACGCTGTGCTGCACTTCGCCGGCTACATTGACGTCGCCGAGGCGCACGCGGATCCCGATCTCTACTACCGGAAGAACCTTGCCGAACCTTCGATGATGCTCGACCGGATGACCTCAAACGGTGTGCACAGCCTCGTGTTCTCATCGACCGCCGCGGTGTATGGCGAGATTGATCTT
This genomic interval carries:
- a CDS encoding branched-chain amino acid ABC transporter permease, with protein sequence MIDLEFAINTLSLGSLYALLALGLVLVYGILKLVNFAYGEYIMVGGYAMYLSATTLGAPWYVTILLAVVAAVVTSYLTEMVAFRPVRTKSPAAMIITSFAVSIFLQNIVLVLVSSRARAVPLPSFFSRTVTFADATVPLRNLLVIGVTAVILVSLSLVMKKTVLGMAMRAAADKFTTTRLMGVPANLVISAAFIISGLLAGIASIFWVSRSASVDPLTGAAPLLIAFIAVVMGGMHSTTGAVVGGFVYGLIFNLLSILLPASMISYRDAFMFVIVVLFLLFRPAGIIKGGYTEERVG
- a CDS encoding branched-chain amino acid ABC transporter permease is translated as MSATNRFTGLALRHSTLPILIVPLIAAGILVSVFGSQLIQDIFTYFCVALMMVFSVQMFMGNSGILSWTHVGFVGIGAYTAGILSTAPMVKGMGVPNMYPFLVELQIPVLPAILAGGLIAAAVAAVIGYPLMRLSDFAGVITLFATLIVIHVVMTQWDNVTNGPRTFFGVPDWTTLTAALIGAVVVILLAYWFRESALGLRLRATRDDRYAAAAIGINMVFVRYLTFVLSAGVAGVAGGFWAHYITSFSPKAFYMAEMFMLLSMLVIGGAGSISGAFTGTVVVTLAREALRQIEANINNAHVLSFEVFGLTEIVMAILMVLVLIWRPGGIVGGQEIRWPGFGRKGKDAAAEAETLAA
- a CDS encoding acetamidase/formamidase family protein, with amino-acid sequence MTCELTRDKAFFGFSPDTEPVARVAQGETLHLTTHDCFSGQLKTTADTLDTLDWSITNPATGPIYIEDTKPGDILRIDLHEVKAHGPSVMVAVPDVGALGHLIKQQETVIVEHRGDTVVYKDTVVVKQKPMLGVIGVAPEAGTVPNSTPGTHGGNMDCTLITSGAKLYLKVAVEGALFGCGDMHAVMGDGEVVVCGAETPGEVTLTPQVVDIPSLPTPFLENDEIVAVIASGETTDAAYKLALDMMHGFLTNVAGLSINDAAMLMSLVGNLKFCQVVDPLLTVRFEFPKSVLADYGYRLPE
- a CDS encoding ABC transporter ATP-binding protein, with the translated sequence MEPQDTGAGSVLEVAHLCKSFAGLKAVDDVSFTVRTGEILGLIGPNGSGKTTLVNVITGLLPATSGTVYVDGQRVSGRKAHRVARAGIARTFQTIRLFHELTVRENVEVASVAMGRSRRKAVKVADALITGLGLEAYADTLGSEIPFGHQRKLEMARALAMEPRFVFLDEPAAGLNEEESDELHDLLKGMPARFDIGLIVIEHDMRLMMSLCPRLHVLNYGRTITEGTPAEVRTNEEVVTAYLGSSA
- a CDS encoding ABC transporter ATP-binding protein encodes the protein MLTVENLQASYGAVKALHGISLEVAEGELVALLGVNGAGKSTTLKSITGVLRPVKGTVTFNGEVITNKTPEKIVRRGLSLVPEGRDIFGNLSVEENLRLGAFSSYKRDTYRADLDEVFGLFPILKERYGQHGGLLSGGEQQMLAIARALMSRPKLLMLDEPSLGLSPAMTDTIFRLIAALRERGSTILLVEQNAERALEIVDRAYLLANGEVEFAGTAEELRRKVDIASVYFGGEGADSCEVQL